In Planctomycetaceae bacterium, the sequence GCCCTGTCGTCGCGTGACGGTCAGATTGTGGACCAGTCCACGGTTCGCGATGATGCCGCCTGGCGAATCCGGCAGGTGCGCGCGATCGGGAAAGCCAGCGATCAGACGATCAATTACGACTATTACCTGTGCTCCGCGAAAACGGGCGAACAGTTTTCGTTCGTGTTTTCGTATTCGGACGCGGACGCCGAAGCGTTTGGCGATGAAGGCAGCCGAATCCTGGAGACTCTGGCGCTGCTGCGCCGCCGACCGGCGCTGCCGTTTCGATGAACGGAACGAAGATGGCGCGATTGCAGCTTCGTGGCGAGCCTCGGCATGTCTGGAAGTCTGCTCGTGCGGGAAAGCGGTCGCATCTTGAGGAATCGGCGTCGCCGACGGTGGCAGCCTGGTGTCGCATGAGTACGATTCCCGCCTGAACCCGGAACCGCCGATGCGTAAATGCGGTCTCGGAAACTGCCTTCAAACCGGAGTGACGCAACGTGGGGGAATCAGTTGTACTGGCATACAGCGGCGGGCTGGACACATCGGTCCTGGTCGGCTGGCTGCAGGACGAAGGCTATGACGTGCATTGTCTGTACGTTGATCTCGGCCAGCCGTGCGAAGATCGTCCGGCGATCCTGAAAAAGGCGCTGGACATCGGAGCGAAGTCGTCGGAACTCGTCGATGCGCGGGAAGAAATGTGCCGCGATATCGCGTTTCCCGTGCTGCAGTGGCAGGCTCGGTACGAAGGCATCTATCTTCTGGGAACCTCCATCGCGCGCCCGCTGATCGCGAAGGTTTGTCTGCAAAGAGCTCGTGAAGTGGGAGCCGTCGCGTTTGCTCACGGCGCTACCGGCAAGGGAAATGACCAGTGCCGGTTTCAGTTGGCGGCGGAGGCTCTTGACCCCAAAGTGAAAATCATCGCTCCGTGGCGGATTGAGCGATTTCGCGAACAGTTTCCTGGTCGCGCCGAAATGCTGGACTATTGCGAGCAGAAGAAGATTCCCGTCAAGGCAACCGCGCGAAAGCCCTATTCCAGCGACGAAAACTGCCTGCACATCAGCTACGAGGCCGGTGACCTGGAAGACCCAACCGTCGACGGCGAAACCGTGATCGATTTCGGAATGACTGTCTCCGCGAAGGAAGCGCCGGATTCCGAGGAGGTCGTGAAAATCGGCTTCGAAGCTGGTGTTCCAATCAGCGTCAACGGCCGGAAGCTCTCGCCGGCGGCCATCGTCGCGGAACTGAACACGATCGGCGGACGCAACGGCTGCGGTCGGATCGACATTGTCGAAAACCGTTTCGTCGGAATGAAGAGCCGCGGTGTCTATGAAGCACCGGGAATGACGCTGCTGTATGCCGCTCATCAGGCGATGGAACAACTGACGCTGGACCGCGACCTGACTCACCTGCGCGATCAGCTCAGCCCGGTCGTCGCGGAAATGGTGTATTACGGATTCTGGTACTGTGCAAAGATGGACGCCCTGCTGGCCTTCATCCGCGAAGCCGAAAAGCCGGTCACCGGCGAAGTCACGCTGACGCTGTACAAGGGCAATATTCGTGTCAGCAGCCGCACGTCGCCGAACAGCCTGTACAACGCGGAAATCGCCAGCATGGAAAAAGGCGGCAGCTACAATCAGACGGACGCCGAAGGTTTTCTGCGGATCATGGGCCTGCCGGGGCGGGTTCAGGGATCGGTCAGGCCAAGGGAGTATTGATCACGGAATGTCGCCGGAGGATACGCGCCCGTATCCTGCCGCGGTTAAAAAAGCTGTTTGTTGCGACATCTTGATCGTGAGCAGCGTGATCCACTGCGTTCGTCGGAGTTGATTGCACCCTGGAACATGCCCGTCCGGTACGCTCACCGCGTCGAGGGGCTGCCGGTCAAACGCATATCGAGACTTCTTTCATGACCCCCTTCGAATCCGCCTGCCACTACTTCGAAACGGCGGCAGCCATCATGGATCTTTCGCCCAACATGCGAAAGCTGCTGCGGACTCCCGAGCGGGAAGTGAAGGTCCAGGTCGCCATGAAGCTGGACAACGGTGAGATCGCTACCTTTGTCGGCTATCGAATCCAGCACAACAGTGCTCGCGGGCCGATGAAGGGAGGCCTGCGGTATCACCACGAAGTCGACGCCGACGAAGTGCTGGCTCTGGCTTCGCTGATGACATGGAAAACAGCCGTCGCCGCGCTGCCGTTTGGCGGTGCCAAGGGCGGTATCGCCGTCAATCCGAAGGATCTGAGCCCGCATGAGCTTGAACAGATTACCCGCCGATTCACCGACGAGATTCAGGACATCATTGGTCCGGACAAGGACATTCCCGCTCCCGACATGGGCACCAATGCTCAGGTAATGGCGTGGATTGTGAATCAGTACGAAAAGTTTCACGGCTTCAATCCGGCGTGTGTCACCGGCAAGCCTCTGGAACTTCACGGCGCTGATGGTCGGGAAGAAGCCACCGGTCGAGGCGTGGGCCTGCTGACGGAAGCCCTGCTTTCAAAAGCCGGACGGTCACTGCAAGACGTGACCGTGGCGATTCAGGGATTCGGCAACGTCGGATCTTTCGCCGCGTCGTACATTCACGAACACGGCGGAAAGGTGGTTGCAATTTCGGATGTCAGCGGAGCCAGGTTCGATGCGAACGGAATCGATATTCCGGCGGCGCTGGCTCATGTGAGAGAACACCGTTCACTGGAAACGTTCGATGCGGAGTCCCGAATTTCAAACGCCGAATTGCTGACACTGGATGCGGACGTGCTGATTCCCGCGGCTCTGGGAGGAGTCCTGACGGCTGAGAATGCTCACGATGTTCGCGCGAAGTTCATCATCGAAGCCGCCAATGGCCCTGTGACTCCCGAAGCCGATGAAATCCTGAAGGATCGGGACATTGTGATCCTGCCCGATATTCTGGCGAACGCAGGCGGCGTCACGGTCAGCTATTTCGAATGGGTACAGAATCAGCAATACTTCAAATGGGATCTGGAACGCACGCGACAGGAACTTCACAAGACACTGACCGGCAGTTTCGACAAGATGTGGCAGATCGCTCTCGATAAACATATTCCGCTGCGAACCGCCGCCTATCTGATGGGAATCGGCCGAGTCGGGCGGGCGACGGTTCTGGCCGGGATCTGAGGCGCAAACGATGGGCATGACGATTGAAAAACTTTCGCCGTTTCACATCTTCTCCGGTCTGGAACGAGACGATGCTCAGGCCATCTGCAGCGCATTCAAGACGGATACCTACGATCCCGGTGAAGACGTTCTGCACGAAGGAGCATCCATTCCGGCGCTGTGGATCATCCTGTCCGGCGAGTGTGAAGTCTTTCGATCGTGTCCGAAAAACGGCACGTATCGACTTGCGGAACTGAAGGCCGGCGACGTCTTCGGAGAAATGTCGTTCTTCCATCCCGCTCCGCATTCCGCCACCGTTCGGGCAGTCACACCGCTGACGGTTGGCTGCTACGGCAGAAGCGATTTTCTGAAACTGGCCGAACAGAGTCCACAGGCCGCGTTTCGTGTTTCTTCAAACGTCGCCGCGGTGCTGTCGGAACGACTGCGAAGCATGGACAACTGGATTTGCGAACTGATGAGCCATCCGGATGCCGGTCACCGCCGGGACGAATGGCAGACGTTTCGGTCTGCGGTTTACTCGAATTGGGACTTCTAACAGCCGATGTTTCTGAAATGACGACTCAGTCGATGGCGAAGGCAACCGATCTCAACACGTATGCTCGCGATGTCGCCGAGCGGTCGCGCGCGGCGGCGCGGGAACTTGCCGTCGTGACCGGTGAACAAAAGCTGCGATGGCTGAAACGATGTGCCGAGCAACTCGTCACGCGGTCCGGCGACATCCTTGCAGCAAACGCGCAGGACCTGGTGGCCGGCGAACAGAAGGGGCTCAGTTCCGCGATGATCGACCGGCTGCGGCTGACCGATGACCGGTTGAAAAGTCTCGCTCAGGCGGTGCTGGGAATCGGAAGCCTGCCTGATCCGGTCGGTGAAGTCATCGAAAGCAGCAAGCGTCCCAATGGTCTGCTGATTACCAAAGTACGAGTTCCGCTGGGAGTCGTGTTCTTCATCTACGAATCCCGTCCGAATGTCACCGTCGATGCCGCTGCGCTGTGCGTCAAAAGCGGCAATGCCGTGATTCTGCGAGGCGGCAGCGAGGCACATCACAGCAATCGAGCGCTGTTTCAGATTCTGCACGACTCGCTGACTGCGGAAGGAATGCCGGCCGACGCCGTCCAGCTCGTGGAAACCACCGATCGCGCGGCTGTGGGTTCCTTTCTGAAACTCGGAAGTCTGATCGACGTCACGATTCCCCGCGGCGGGCGGTCACTCATCGAACGTGTCGCCCGTGAAGCGACCATGCCCGTGATCAAGCACTTCGACGGGATCTGTCATGTCTTTATTGATGCTTCCGCCGATCCGGAAATGGCCGTGAACATTACCGTCAACAGCAAGTGTCAGCGGCCCGGTGTCTGCAATGCTGCCGAAACGCTGCTGATTCACCGGGACGCGGCACCAGCGATCTGGCCGAAACTTGCCAGCGAACTGAAGCAGCACGGCGTGGAATTGCGCTGTTGCTCCGAAAGTGCCGCGATGGTGGACGGCTGCCGGGCGGCGACCGAAGATGACTACGGCACCGAATTCCTGGACCTGATTCTTGCTGTAAAGATCGTGAATTCCGTTGCTGAGGCGGTCGAGCACATTCGAAAGTTCGGTTCCGGGCACACCGACGCCATTGTGACAAATGACCTGCGGTCCGCGGAGTCCTTCCAAAGCCGCGTCGATTCGTCAGCGGTGGTGATCAATGCCAGCACACGGTTTAATGACGGCGGCGAGTTCGGGCTGGGGGCGGAAATCGGAATCAGTACCGATCGATTTCATGCCCGCGGACCCTGCGGATTGCGGGAAATCACGAGCTACAAGTACGTCGTCCACGGTTCCGGACAGGTTCGGTCATGATTCGCGGCCGCGAGTGCTGCAAATTTTGTCGATCGGTGACGACCCACTGGACTTCTGAATTCGCAAACCACTATACTCCGCCGCTTGATTTTTCAGAGAATGCACAGTTGTGCAGGTGCTGACAGCGTCAGCGCTGGCAGGCAACGTAGTTTCCGTCGCAGCGGGATCAGGTCCCGGATCGAGTGCAAAGAATGCCAAAGCAGAAAACACACAAGGGAATGAAGCGCCGCTTCAAGATCACGGCGTCCGGCAAGGCTAAACACCGCAGTGCGTTTCGAGGTCACCTGCTGAGTGGAAAAAGCGCCAAGCGGAAGCGTCATCTGCGGAATCACGGGATCGTCGACGGACAGGACGCGAAGAATATCATCGAAGCCCTGCGTCCCAGCCTGTAGGCCAACTAAATTCCGCGTGAATTTGCCGCGTGTGTTCCCTTTGCCGGTCGTTCTGTGGGCTGACTGGCGGCGACCGTTGAAATGGGGCCACACGTCGTTTGTCAGTGAAGTCATTGTGAGAGATTGAAGTCATGCGTGTCACCACGGGAAAAGCCCGGCGTCGTTCCAAGAAGCGGCTGTTTAAGGAAGCCCGCGGCAATGTGGGCGGCCGTAGCAAATTGCTGCGGACGGTTAAGGAAACAATCCTGCGGTCTCGCGCCTTCGCGTATCGGGATCGCCGGGTGCGCAAACGCGACTTCAGACGCCTGTGGATTACCAGACTTTCCGCGGCATGCGCCGAGCGGGGGATTTCCTATTCGCGGTTCATCCACGCTCTTGAAGCGGCAAACATCCGTCTGAACCGGAAATCTCTCAGTGAACTGGCGATCTCTGACCCGAAGGTGTTTGACGAAATCGTCAACGCCGTAAAGTCGGCGAAGGCCGCCGCCTGACGTTTCATGGCAACCAGATTCAATTCGGGCGAGCGCCTTTGCTTGAGGCTCTCGCCTTTTTTGTTGACGCACTCAGTTCACGATTCAAGATCGAACGTCGCTGCCTACTCGGACCGAATCAGAAATGGACATCCTGAAAGCCTTCGAAGATTACCAGGCCGCGGCACTGGCCGCGATTTCCACGGCATCGACGGCTGAACAACTTGAGGCGGTACGGATTGAGTTTCTCGGCCAGAAAAAGGGGAAACTGCGGGATTTACAGGGACTTGTTGGCAAGGCTTCGAAGGAGGAGAAGCCTGTAGTCGGCAAGCGTTTCAACGAAGTTCGGTCTGTCGTGACCGCAGCGCTGGATGAAGCGGTTGGCAGAGTTCAGGCCGGCGTGCAGACATCGGCGGCGGGGTTTGACGTCACTTTGCCGGGGTCGCATCCACGCCTGGCAGCGCTGCATCCGGTGACAAGGACGATTCAGCACTTTCGCGAGTTGATGGGGCGATTTGGATTCGAAGTCGTTGAGGGGCCGGAGATCGAAGACGAACGCCATAACTTCGAAGCGCTGAACATTCCCGAAGATCATCCCGCCCGCGATTCCCTGGACAACTTCTATATTGCCACCGCCGGCCTGACAGCGGGTGGTCCCGTGCTGTTGCGCAGCCAGACGTCCACCGTGCAGATTCGGACGATGGAAAACGTTAAGCCACCCATCCGTATCGTGTCGCTGGGACGCGTGTACCGTCCGGATACGATTGATGCCACGCATTCGTGTATGTTCCACCAGATGGAAGGCCTGATGGTGGATACAAACGTCACGATGGCGCAGTTGAAAACGGTGCTCAGCCTTTTTGCTCGGTCGTTTCTGGGGCCCGACGTCCAGATTCGCTTCCGGCCATCGTTCTTTCCGTTCACCGAACCTTCTGTCGAGGTGGACATGAAGTGGGGCGATACCTGGATGGAAATCGGCGGTGCCGGAATGGTCGATCCCAACGTCTTTCGAGCGGTGGGTTACGATCCGGAAGCCGTCACCGGGTTCGCGTTCGGTCTTGGAATCGAGCGATTCTGCATGCGGTATTTCGAAGTCGACGACATTCGCCGATTCTACGAAAACGACATTCGATTCCTGCAGCAGTTCTAGAACGAACGGCCCGTGCCCGGCGCAGACGATTGGCGGGCGTTCGGTGAGCCGAACTGATCAGAGCTGCAGCGCGCCTTCACAGAACCGGCAGGCAACTTTCTGTCCGACGTATTTCAATGCAGCCCGAATCTCTTCGCTGCAGTGTGGACAACTGCCGTAAACCGCCTGCTGTGAGACGGAAGTGTCGTAAAGAAACGGATGGTGACAATGCCGGCACTGTACATTTGCGCCCAGGTATTTCTTGTTGATGCGCAGTTCTTCGGAACATCCCGGACAGGAAATGTAATGTCCACGGATGTCGACCGGCTTGATGTGGCGAATTTCCGGCAAAGGGATAAACTCCGGGATCTGAATGCTGTCTTCAGACAACTCCGCATTCAACAGGAAGCGGCAAGTCTGACAATGGACAACGTTGGCGGGCATGTCGTCACCGCATTTCGGACACGGTCCTCCCGGCCACGCACCGTGTACGCCGCGAATCGCATCTGACATGACCGATGTGCCTGTCCTTTCAGGAATTCTTGTGCTCATGTTCAACACTGCATCAATGCGACGCTACCATGTTGCGAATTGCAACAGTCGACCTTCAAAATGCGTCGTCGGCAGGTCGCTGGTGGCGTCAGGGTTTTTGACCAGGGGCGTCAGGCTTCTGCGCGCCTAAGACGGATCGCAAGTTGCGCAGCGGTACCTGCAGCCCTGAAGATACTAATACGAATGAACGAAACACGTTGAACGGAATCCCGGGAGTGCGGCATTTTTGCTCAGGAAATCCGGTACGATTGACGTTTTTGCCGCCCGGACTTCTGACAGAATGACGTCGGCACGTGCGACCAAATTCGGGAATTCCCAGCGATTTATGGGTTGCTCGCTCCGCCGGCAGTAATGAACGACCGATCGGTGGCGAATTCTGCTGCACAAAATGTACCATTTTGCGCGAATGGCTGGGTTCTGCCCTATTCTGGATTGCCTGAAAGTCCAATGCCTGATGAACTCGATTTCGCTGGCGATCCGCCATCCAGTGACGGACTCGCCGGCAACGGAGAGCCACCAGCAGCGTTCCTGCTGAGTTGGGACGGCAGCGCATGGCGAGACGTCGTGCGTTTGCGGCAGGGGCACGTTGTCACGATCGGACGATCCGAAACGAACAAAATTGTGCTGCACGACGAAGCGTGCAGTCGCAATCACTGCGAAGTGTTTTACTCCGAAGGGCGATGGACGCTTCGGGATCTGCAAAGTCGAAACGGAACCATCGTTGGCAGCGTTGGAGTCTCCGGCGACGTGACGCTGACGTCCGGCGACATTGTCAGTATCGGGCTGTGCCGGTTGGCGTTCACTACAAACCTGGAACGCCCTCCCGCGCCGCCGCCAATGGATCCT encodes:
- a CDS encoding cyclic nucleotide-binding domain-containing protein, with amino-acid sequence MTIEKLSPFHIFSGLERDDAQAICSAFKTDTYDPGEDVLHEGASIPALWIILSGECEVFRSCPKNGTYRLAELKAGDVFGEMSFFHPAPHSATVRAVTPLTVGCYGRSDFLKLAEQSPQAAFRVSSNVAAVLSERLRSMDNWICELMSHPDAGHRRDEWQTFRSAVYSNWDF
- the rplT gene encoding 50S ribosomal protein L20, with protein sequence MRVTTGKARRRSKKRLFKEARGNVGGRSKLLRTVKETILRSRAFAYRDRRVRKRDFRRLWITRLSAACAERGISYSRFIHALEAANIRLNRKSLSELAISDPKVFDEIVNAVKSAKAAA
- the rpmI gene encoding 50S ribosomal protein L35, encoding MPKQKTHKGMKRRFKITASGKAKHRSAFRGHLLSGKSAKRKRHLRNHGIVDGQDAKNIIEALRPSL
- a CDS encoding glutamate-5-semialdehyde dehydrogenase, encoding MTTQSMAKATDLNTYARDVAERSRAAARELAVVTGEQKLRWLKRCAEQLVTRSGDILAANAQDLVAGEQKGLSSAMIDRLRLTDDRLKSLAQAVLGIGSLPDPVGEVIESSKRPNGLLITKVRVPLGVVFFIYESRPNVTVDAAALCVKSGNAVILRGGSEAHHSNRALFQILHDSLTAEGMPADAVQLVETTDRAAVGSFLKLGSLIDVTIPRGGRSLIERVAREATMPVIKHFDGICHVFIDASADPEMAVNITVNSKCQRPGVCNAAETLLIHRDAAPAIWPKLASELKQHGVELRCCSESAAMVDGCRAATEDDYGTEFLDLILAVKIVNSVAEAVEHIRKFGSGHTDAIVTNDLRSAESFQSRVDSSAVVINASTRFNDGGEFGLGAEIGISTDRFHARGPCGLREITSYKYVVHGSGQVRS
- a CDS encoding Glu/Leu/Phe/Val dehydrogenase dimerization domain-containing protein; translated protein: MTPFESACHYFETAAAIMDLSPNMRKLLRTPEREVKVQVAMKLDNGEIATFVGYRIQHNSARGPMKGGLRYHHEVDADEVLALASLMTWKTAVAALPFGGAKGGIAVNPKDLSPHELEQITRRFTDEIQDIIGPDKDIPAPDMGTNAQVMAWIVNQYEKFHGFNPACVTGKPLELHGADGREEATGRGVGLLTEALLSKAGRSLQDVTVAIQGFGNVGSFAASYIHEHGGKVVAISDVSGARFDANGIDIPAALAHVREHRSLETFDAESRISNAELLTLDADVLIPAALGGVLTAENAHDVRAKFIIEAANGPVTPEADEILKDRDIVILPDILANAGGVTVSYFEWVQNQQYFKWDLERTRQELHKTLTGSFDKMWQIALDKHIPLRTAAYLMGIGRVGRATVLAGI
- the pheS gene encoding phenylalanine--tRNA ligase subunit alpha, with amino-acid sequence MDILKAFEDYQAAALAAISTASTAEQLEAVRIEFLGQKKGKLRDLQGLVGKASKEEKPVVGKRFNEVRSVVTAALDEAVGRVQAGVQTSAAGFDVTLPGSHPRLAALHPVTRTIQHFRELMGRFGFEVVEGPEIEDERHNFEALNIPEDHPARDSLDNFYIATAGLTAGGPVLLRSQTSTVQIRTMENVKPPIRIVSLGRVYRPDTIDATHSCMFHQMEGLMVDTNVTMAQLKTVLSLFARSFLGPDVQIRFRPSFFPFTEPSVEVDMKWGDTWMEIGGAGMVDPNVFRAVGYDPEAVTGFAFGLGIERFCMRYFEVDDIRRFYENDIRFLQQF
- a CDS encoding argininosuccinate synthase, with the translated sequence MGESVVLAYSGGLDTSVLVGWLQDEGYDVHCLYVDLGQPCEDRPAILKKALDIGAKSSELVDAREEMCRDIAFPVLQWQARYEGIYLLGTSIARPLIAKVCLQRAREVGAVAFAHGATGKGNDQCRFQLAAEALDPKVKIIAPWRIERFREQFPGRAEMLDYCEQKKIPVKATARKPYSSDENCLHISYEAGDLEDPTVDGETVIDFGMTVSAKEAPDSEEVVKIGFEAGVPISVNGRKLSPAAIVAELNTIGGRNGCGRIDIVENRFVGMKSRGVYEAPGMTLLYAAHQAMEQLTLDRDLTHLRDQLSPVVAEMVYYGFWYCAKMDALLAFIREAEKPVTGEVTLTLYKGNIRVSSRTSPNSLYNAEIASMEKGGSYNQTDAEGFLRIMGLPGRVQGSVRPREY